Proteins from a single region of Candidatus Methanosuratincola sp.:
- a CDS encoding methylenetetrahydrofolate reductase C-terminal domain-containing protein — MIITKKKPFEVIDEGIRPFRKVFIVGCGTCSTVCQTGGEAQVKELAERLGGKCAGYAVAESPCDVRVLRRDLAPKKGDVESADAIVTLCCGAGAQSVADLTGKVVVPGLDTLFIGKIERIGSFYERCRACTDCIILDTGGICPYSRCAKGLLNGPCGGQIQGKCEVGGYQRDCAWVLAYNALKGQGRLEVFKKYRPPADKSKKPQEISGRR; from the coding sequence ATGATAATCACCAAGAAAAAACCCTTCGAGGTAATTGATGAGGGCATCAGGCCCTTCAGGAAGGTCTTCATCGTGGGGTGTGGCACGTGCTCCACCGTCTGCCAGACAGGGGGCGAGGCGCAGGTCAAGGAGCTCGCGGAGAGGCTGGGGGGGAAGTGCGCCGGCTACGCCGTAGCCGAGAGCCCCTGCGACGTGAGGGTCCTGAGGAGGGACCTGGCGCCGAAGAAGGGCGATGTGGAATCCGCTGATGCGATAGTGACGCTCTGCTGCGGGGCAGGCGCCCAGTCGGTCGCTGACCTCACCGGGAAGGTCGTCGTCCCCGGGCTGGACACGCTCTTCATCGGGAAGATAGAGAGGATCGGGAGCTTCTACGAGAGATGCAGGGCTTGCACCGACTGCATAATTCTTGATACCGGGGGGATATGTCCGTACTCAAGGTGCGCAAAGGGGCTCCTCAACGGCCCCTGCGGAGGGCAGATCCAGGGCAAGTGCGAGGTCGGGGGGTACCAGAGGGACTGCGCATGGGTGCTGGCGTACAACGCCCTCAAGGGGCAGGGGAGGCTCGAGGTCTTCAAGAAGTACAGGCCTCCCGCCGACAAGTCGAAGAAGCCCCAGGAGATCTCCGGAAGGCGGTAG
- a CDS encoding methylenetetrahydrofolate reductase: MRGAFSRLISGIREGKFVYTGEVSPGKTTRIERLIDSARTIGRHVVACNVTDNPRARASMGSLAASVAVQEKAGIEAICQMTARDRNRLALTSDLLGASALGIRNVLVMSGDHPSLGDNPSAMPVYDLDSAQMVELVRRMVDDGTDLAGNRIDGEVRIHVGVTANPNADPLEVEVAKLERKARLGAEFIQTQAVFDIEVAERFLDEVGGFGIPVLIGILPCKSFRIADQIAKSVPGIRIPAEYFERLRGAEELGDQASVEEKVDRINEEYFAGMIKELRRTARLAGAHIMGISYDRIVGTIVEGVERGFR, from the coding sequence ATGAGGGGAGCGTTCAGCAGGCTCATCTCAGGGATCCGCGAGGGGAAGTTTGTCTACACCGGGGAGGTCTCCCCCGGTAAGACGACCAGGATCGAAAGGCTTATCGACTCCGCCAGGACGATAGGCAGGCACGTGGTTGCCTGCAACGTCACGGACAACCCTAGGGCGAGGGCGAGCATGGGCAGCCTTGCCGCGTCGGTCGCGGTCCAGGAGAAGGCAGGCATCGAGGCGATATGCCAGATGACCGCCAGGGACAGGAACCGCCTCGCGCTCACTTCAGACCTCCTGGGCGCATCCGCCCTCGGGATCAGGAACGTGCTGGTGATGAGCGGGGACCACCCCTCGCTGGGGGACAACCCCTCGGCGATGCCGGTTTACGACCTCGACTCGGCACAGATGGTGGAGTTGGTCAGGAGGATGGTCGATGACGGCACAGACCTAGCCGGAAACAGGATAGACGGGGAGGTAAGGATCCACGTCGGAGTGACCGCCAACCCGAACGCCGACCCCCTCGAGGTCGAGGTCGCGAAGCTCGAGAGGAAGGCTCGGCTAGGCGCAGAGTTTATACAGACCCAGGCGGTATTCGACATCGAGGTTGCGGAGAGGTTCCTGGACGAGGTGGGCGGTTTCGGGATCCCGGTCCTGATAGGGATCCTCCCGTGCAAGTCGTTCAGGATTGCTGATCAGATCGCGAAGAGTGTTCCTGGGATAAGGATCCCAGCGGAGTATTTTGAGAGGCTGAGGGGCGCAGAAGAGCTCGGAGACCAGGCATCAGTGGAGGAAAAGGTTGATAGGATTAACGAGGAGTATTTCGCAGGCATGATAAAAGAGCTGAGGAGGACCGCGAGGCTGGCTGGCGCCCACATCATGGGGATATCGTACGACAGGATCGTCGGCACCATAGTCGAAGGCGTCGAGAGGGGATTCCGGTAA